Sequence from the Numida meleagris isolate 19003 breed g44 Domestic line chromosome 2, NumMel1.0, whole genome shotgun sequence genome:
AGTAAATTAGGAACCAAGTAGTAAACTGGAGACATGGGTGTTTCAAAGCTGTTTAGAGGCCAAGTGCttatatttggagaaaaaaagtctatatgaaattatttttaggtGCTTATATAGTAGCAACTTAAAGAGAAATtggtaaaagcaaaaaattgaCCATGGTCTCTCAGACCCAACCACAACCAGCAGGTCACAGCTCCAGCCAGAGTTTCACTGACCACCAGATGACTGTAACTGGACTGCAACCTACTGGCAAGGACAAAAACGCACATGCAGgctgcagaatggaaaaatgccCTTCAGAGTTATGCATCTCTTCTCAACTCAGCCTGTGGGTCAccattctctcctctttctAAGTCGTCTCTTACAATGATCACTCACGGTGGTCACGCTGCATTGGAATTCACTGTAAACCAAATGACCTTCctaattcagttttatttttcagattagcTTCAGGCAACTCAGTGAGAAAGCATCAttccatttttcccttctcccagaACAGACCTTCTGAATAATACTGAATTAGCACCGAAGACAACCCTGTATGACTGCGTACAGGCGAAGCCTAATGGGCTTACCGGATGCTGGAGGGAGGTCTGAAGTGCTGCTGTTTGTCCCTGAAGTGCTTCTGTTTGTGTTCTGGTACTTTGTGCTGGTGCCATCAGAAGACGCATCTTCCATACCATGGTCACTTGCTAGAGTGCTCTGaccagcagagagaaaattcaaGCCACAGGTGCACTGTGGGAAGCATCCAGTTTCTGGGGAGGCAGAGGCACCGTCAACTGCAGCACAACAGGGTCTGCTCCCCCTTCTGGGAGTCTCCCTGTACGAAATGCCGCACCTCACACAGATCTTCTCCGAGTCATGGTTCATTGCAAAACGATCTGCGTCTTTGCCGTCAATTTCCTTTGGGCAACCGTGGGCACACTGGCAAGATTTCTGAAGGTATTTGTCCATGGCGGCGTGTACACCATCTGCGTTGGAGGAAGGGTCGGAGCCTTGAGGGACGGACACGTCCTCTGTGCTCCCGATCCCTGAAAAGCACTGATTTAAGCTATCGTTCTCCCCTATCTCCACCGGTTCTGAAAACAGTGACAAAGTTTTACTGTCAGGCTGACTCAGCAGAGGTAAATAATCAGCAGTATTGAGATCTTTATCCATATATTCATCTTCCGTGGGAACGGGTGGGAAATGGTCATCATCGGCTTCGGTTCCCACGGAGATCTCCTGGAGgttgctcccagccccacagggcaCCGTGCCTGGGCTGCTGTGCCTGCACGTGGAGTGACCACAGGGCGAGATGCCGGGGGCCGGGGAGCCAGCAGGGCCCAGGAGACGCACGtcttcagagagctgtgggaTGGCGGTGTTTGTTATGTTTACAGTAACGTATGCATCTCTAGGTGGCTCCTGAAAGAAATTCGAAATGAAACCGTATTTAACAGAGAAATTGGCTGAAgcttattttctgaacaaagaaGAAACGGGCATGTCTTAATGTTTCCTCAGCGTGGAGCTGGTGGGATTGAGTGGTGCTGCTGGATTTGAGTCTTGAGAAGCCTAACTCTACTCTGCTGTAAAAACTGTGACTCGCTGGGCTCAGCCGGTGTCAGAAATAATCAGCTGTCTTGGGGGACGATAACATTTAATTTTGGGATAACACATTTGCTAGCTCttaagagtcatagaatcatctcggttggaaaagaccttcaagatcatcgagtccaactaTCAACCAGTCATCAAGAGGGCACCTGAGAGCTAACAAATCTAGAAGAGTTGCTGGATTCTGCTGTTTCTTGCAGACATTGGTTATACCTACCTAACTGCTTAAAAGGTTTGGAACTCCCCTGAACAATCTATGCCTTCGAAGGGCTCACTGTGAGCAAAATCTTTATTATTAGTAATAACTGATTCAAACACTGGATTGATTCAGAGACGTGCTAGAAACAGATGTCAAACAGACAAGGTTGCTTTAACCTGGAAAACTTTAAGACAACAAATGCAAAAGCCTATGACATCACTTTGCCAGTAGTTTTACAGTTAAGTTATATTTTTAGTTGAAGctccataaaaaataaaggtttggGAAATACTTAAAGGGTTCCCTTTGGTTCCTGCCAGCCATGTGTAATGATGGCTATTTGGGAACTGCTAGCTTTCATTTCTAGCATCTGTTCCCTTCCTCCACGGTGGAGGACACAGAGTAAATGCTGCCAGCCACTAATTGCTGTTGATTCACTCCTCTGTCCCAGAGGATCTGAGCAGCTGCCAGTGCAGGACATTGCAAGAACATCTATGAGACAAAAGAGGAACTGCCTCCTCAAAAAGCTGCTgggtctgttttcttttttgtagcaACAGGATTTGAGGGCTACCACATCTAAGCTAGACAGAGCTCCTACACCGGCAGGTGGGGCCGTGGAAGAGCATGCATCTGGGAGGTAGGCAACCTCAGTCCATGCCCCTGACGTCAATCAGACATTGCACATGCATGTGAATCCATGCTCCCAACCAAGAATCTCAAGCAAGGGCATCTGGGGCTGTTCCAGAGCAAAACCTTTTGGAAGGTCATACGCTCTTCACATACAACAAGGATTTCTGTGACTGACAGAATTAAAGGGGCTTGTGGCCATTTACTTTAGCTGATGGCTCTGTTCTTAGTTCCTTGAGCGTCTGGCATTCTTGGTGCTGCCTCAAATCCAGGTTTCTCTCCCATGAGAACTCTGGTATGTGAAAAGATGCGAACTCAAGTTAAGCTTTTCCCAGCCTTAGAATTGAGAAAGGCTCTCTCCCAGGTGAGAATCTCAGGTGTTCACCAACATGggctcatgttcaactttcTCTTCTTAAGAATATTTAATCATCACAGAGACTGTTACCACTGTTAAAACTGGCTGAAATCAGAGAGCAGGTTCAGAAGCTATTTGAGAATGGTGATTTCATAAGCCTCACATTTACAGAAAACCAGACTAAAAAAGCCAAAGCTGTGAGTGGTTTTTGAGAAACTCAAAACTCGTTTTCTAGCCAAACACTAATATAAGTCTAAACTAAGGAGGAGCGTCAGGAATGTTGTGAGGAAACCataaaacagagggaaaatCTTAGTGTCCCTGACTTTAcctttgttccttttatttGGCTGCACACCTCGTTAGCCCAATTCTGTAGATCTGCTgtagggaaaacaaaagagtaGCTGTAACATGGAGCAGGCATTGAAACTAGCCACAGACCTAAACACCCACAGTCATTCACAATCCGTAACATTATAGTAAATGAAAGCCAGCAAGACTGTTTTTACTGACTGTTCAAGTGTCCCAGCATCAGGCTAGCTGAGGATTCATTCTAACTGGAACAGGGATATATTTCTATGGAATAAATGTTTCCAAGCTCCTAAGATAGATCACGTTAAACTGTGTTCCACATCAAATGGGGTTTCTTTCCTGGTCATATGTCACCACACTATGACTGGCCTGATACCGACCCACTTACGACTGTGCAGTCTATTTCAAGAGAAGTCACATGGATGGCACAAAGACCATTCCCAGACAGGAGTGAGGAGACTGGAGAGAAGAGGGTAAGCCACTGAAACCACGGGATGGTAGGCTCAAGTATAGTGTATTCCACTTAACAGAGATGTACTTAACTGGGAAACGCAGTTTATCAGAGTATCTCCCAAGGAAAAGCTTCAAGTCCAATAATGCTTTAGAGCTGTTTTATAGAGTTAGCAACTCTTCTTGCTTTTTACTTATGCTTTCAGGAGATTGTGCAGGGCTCAGGTTTTGCTTTAAGCTTGCACTGGTTTTTGTATGTCTGAAGATAGATAAGCTGCTTAGCCTCTGCCACTTCCCAGCAATGACTCTGTATGTCTGATGTTAGGTCTGCATGTTTATAATCAGTCCCCAAGCAGGCAGAGTCTCTTCCTGAGCCTGTAAGTCTCTGGGACTCTAATTAGCAGGATCTACCATACGAAGGCAATGAAGGACTGttactgcagagcagcaggtcaATAGGAATTTTAAGTAAAGAGCACTCTCCCCTAACCTGTTCTGCATCGTAAGTATTTGCTTTGCAAGGAGAGTCACCATTTCCTTCAGCCCATCCCAGGAATTCCAGATTTAGCACAACCCATGTTTAGTGTGGTAGAGGAAGCATATTTCTAAAACATGGGCTGAAAAATACTTTACAAGGTTTGCTGCCTTCCCTTCCGCTGCTcccaaaatatttcatagatTTGTGGGGCTTGGGAAAGGAgatcaagagaaaaatacagtaggAAATGCTTTCCATGTttagtggaagaaaataaaaaatgaagagaacagTAAGACTATGTTCTTAACTGTGAAGACCCAGATCTTAACACAGATTTCAGTAACTGCAGGGGATATTTCTGTCCTATTCATAATATATTCAATAATCCAGTGTTATCCAGTAGCTTTGCTAggtttttatatatgtatttttattatttatgctACTCCTTCTAGTATTCAGCTAACAACATGGCCTCTATCACATTGTGAAACACACATCAGTCTTGAAATCTACATTTTAACCCATCCAAAAGCAGGAttaggggaagaaaagcaaggagaaggagGCAGGAGGTTGTGAAGACCCCACAAGTCTCCCCCTGCTTCCCTCTGGCCAAGGGCTCTGTTGTGCCAGGCAGCACAGAGTTGCCATGCTGATACAAAAGCCCCCATCACCACCCCTCCATCATTCATCCACCCTGAAGGCGGCCATCTCACTGGCATGACTGCAGGAAAACGCTGAGCAAGATGCATTACACATAGGTGCAATGTACTCCCTGTCTATAGGAAAGATTTTCAAGCCTGGCTTTGTGCTAGTCAAGACATCCATATGGACAGGAATTCAAAAAGAGATCCTGAGTTTCACATCTTGGTGGGTACCTGTGAAAACAAGAGTGCGCAAAGAGACATACAGCTGTCACACTCATCCATATCATTAGCTATCATGTACCTGTCAGCTTTTTCCCCTTATTCTTGTAGTATACGATGAAGATGACAATGCCAATTAGTGCCACAAAAAACAAGATGACAATCAACACATACAAGATCTTGTTCGTTCCTGTAAGGTATAAGAAAGATAGTACCATCAACGTGCAGCCTGTTCTCAGCAGTATGACAATCCTTGCTCCTGTCCCCTGCTTTTCCACAGGACAAGAGTTTTGTTCTTCCTCACTGATTTTCAGTTCCTATAATAAGGGACCACAGCTCTAGCACTTGTGCAGTTCTGTGACAAGCAGCCTCATTAATTGTACCTGATACAGAGCCATGTCAGTATTTAGTGTCTGAGAGAGGTGTGACTCAGCCACACTCCTCTGAAAGTCTTCACGCAATCCACCAGCAGCCTGTGGGCTGTGCTTGCTCTGCCTCAAGATGAGAGGGACACATGGCTTGTGGAAGCTACAGACTTCAGCCAGCAAAACTTTGCCTTCACCTAAGGACTACTGCATGCAtcacaggagaaagaagagagcaaCTAGCAAGAAGGGAGAGCTAAGAGCATTAGGCACTGCTATGAAGGAGACAAGAGGAGAAGCTGGAGGCCTTCAAACAGATAACATGTACAGAAACTGGCAGGCTGACAAATGAAAGAGCAGTACACGTGATGGAAATCATGGATGTATAACAGCAACACTACTCACCATGCAGCCCCAAAGAGAGATgtaaagcactgctcagcactaGGCATGGGCCCTAGAGCTGCTAGGCTTCAAGTAGTCTTTAAAGGTAAGATTTTGCAAGAGCTCTGTCTTGGTTTACAGCTGCTTCCCGTTGACTCATCCACAGTGGGAAAAGAGTTAAGCCAGCCAAAAACCCTAGTAAACATAAACTCCTCCTCCCTGATACTTTCTAATAGATAAGCTCTACGAGGACACATACCATATTCCGGTTGCTCAGCCATCTTCTGTTTTGCACAAACTGCATCTGACTTATCAGTCCCAGGGACTATTTCTGCCAATCCCAGAGCTGTACAGctaaaaaggaaagacaaagaggCTAGAATCCCAAAGAGGGAGGTCAACATGGCCCCTACACTTATGCAGAGTAATACTTTCTGTTGTAAAGCACTCTTGCATTTCTCCACCCTGAGGAAGCTCAGATACCTTCTTTATCTTTACCTGTATCAGCTCAGCAGTTGTTGTCCTAGCTGTCTTCCTCCCACCCCGGAAAGACTTGAGATCCATCATGAGACTGCCCTTACTGCTATCCAACCAGCCCAGATGCTCTGTACGTTCCACTGAGAAGCAGAGACACTCCTCTGAAAAGTGTGTTTACTCACGCTTCCCACTGCCTTGTGGCTGTAATAGGCTTGTGGAAGGACTTACTTGGTCCAGGATTTACACTCATCAGTGGATGAAGCAACCTCTGAGAAGTAGCCTCTGGGACACGGCATGCAGTTTGTGTCCTTGTCTTGTTGCACTGTGTgtagcagaggaagaaaaacatgacaACTGAGTTTCTGTGAGCTCTTTCCAGGAGAGGGGAAGGTGACTATGCTCCCCCATCCTCCCACtccacccccaccccaaaaGCTTCCCTGAGGAGAGAAGGATCTAAAATTATATTAAAGCAACAGTGACAGTCACACACGGGCAGAAAAAAGCACTCAGGTGAGATGAGCATATTCCCCTGCACGATCAGAATAAGAAATGACCAAGCCCCATTTCCAGTTATTGCAAAATAATACACTGTTCTCATGTGAGTCCACTTCCATTAACTTCCCCTTGTCAGTGCTACAACACAGGCAGTGACGTTAACTGGTACTGTCACTTCTGTGAAGCCACAGTAAACAAAGTGCTGTATCAGGGTTTGCTAGATTGCAGGGAAAACACCACCACTCTGCTCCAGGTCCATGCAGCGTTTCATCCTCTATCTCTCTATTGTGTGCTGATTTTTTGGTGTTCCTTACTCTTGGTACAGCTGTTCCCAGTGTCCATTACAACCCTGAGCTTAACCATCTCCATTTTCCACCCACAAAATAcctgcattttgctttcagtcaGACTTTGGACTAAATTACATGTTTGTAATAAATTTCTGCATTGCATGTCATCTAAAGCAAGGAATACTTGCACTGTCTTAAAGGTGTTTACTGCTTTTAACTCATACCATCATAGAATGGCAAAACAAAGCCATTTGACAAAAACTCATTTCAAATCTGACCTCAACAACAGTCACCAGTGGATCACCTCTTTGAACCTGGGAGTAATTCATAGACTAACGATCCACAGCCAGGCACCTCAGCAAACATTAGAAATGCACGGAAGACCTTGCTGTTATTGCCATGCCCATGTTAAAGCTTGTAAGGTCACCCGATCCAAGATTCTACTTAAACTACAAAGGCAGAAGCCTTTCAAGTGCAAATAGTCCTGGAGAGTTACGCACAGTAGTAATGGTCTGAGAGTCTACAGTATCCGCTCTTTAATGTCACAACCCACACGATGTAGGCCTGAGCTGGACGTTTCATTTGTATGTCCCCTCTCTGTATCTTACCAGGATGCCCGATTCCAAACCCCGGAGCACAAATGGTATTTCGCTGACAGCAGTCACAGTCCTCATTCCAGTGGTAACCCGTGGTACAGGCACACTGCCGCTGGAATGTGCTGTTTCCTGGGTTCACCTCTTTCAAAGCTTTCCCtagaagagaaagcagatggCAGTAAATGTCTCCCTGATAACAAGCTCTGAGTTTACGAACATCCTGTTCTACctatttgctttgtttgaatGCCAGAGGTGAAACCATCCATGTTAGAGGAATCTTTCAAGAAGTGTGGGAGGCCCCTGATCAGCACGGGGCACCTGACTGATTGGGCTCCTGAGCAATGCTTTTCCTTGTAGCTCCTgtagaaaataaacagagctTTTGCAAGAGTGAGACAAGGGCAGAAGTGAGTGCAAAGTATGCTGGGCAAAAGGACAGCCTTTAAGATCCAACTCACAGGGAGTGAATGGCCTGACTGAAGATAATCTTATCAGTATCATGAAGACTATAATTGCACGgttcagcagagcacagaacCAAAACTCTCTGGTGTCTGGGGACTTCCCCATCCACCAGGTTCTTGCGCAAGCTCAACCTTCATTACACGTACCTAAAAGGAGCATATTCCCTAGACCCACTTGCCCATCTTATGCTTCACTAATTTGGATCAAAAGGTTCTTCAGTACGAACAGCTCACCTTGATCACATATTTTATGTAGCAAGCATTTGTCTTCTTCATTCCAGACATCCATATACTCGTTTGGGCCACATGGCTGGCACACGCTATCAGAAGTCTCAGTGCATTTAGCAGACATATACTTTCCTGTGAAGGAGAGAAGGACAAGCAGATAATTCGCAAGTTGCACGCCATTTCTCTGAGCACAGGGAAAACGAGATGGGCTAACACCGCTGTACTACAGGGGACaaccatttctttctcctgcccCACGCATTTCTTCACTCAGGTCACCAATTAGAGTGGCACCAAAACATCCGTGAAGCTTATGACACGGGAGCAATCCTATCTAATGCGCATGAAGACCAAGCTACTGTACACCATGTGCAGTAGTTAAGTGTTATTCCAACAAAAGAATTGCTACGGCTTTTGCTGAGGTCAGCAGGACCACTCCTACACTAGAAGGCACTTGTGGGCCTGAAATTATCCATTTGCAAGGGTATGTGCAAACAGATTTGCAGAGTCAGGAGAGCAAGCTGCCTCACTGACCTCCAGAGCTGTTTCTAAGGAGCTTCTCAATTACTGAGGCAGTACAGCCCAGCGCTCACATACCTGGCTCACACTTCCTGCAGCACCGTCCAGAGTATTCATAGTGTTGTTCACTTTCACATGGCAGAGTGCTTTGTAGTGACAactggagaggaggagagagagagaggacaTGAGACGCAATATACCCGGAAAGCTTCAGACCTATCTCATCACAGTGCTGATAGAGAGACGGAAAAATTTTCTCCAGTGTGGCATTTTGGGTAGCTGAGCAGTAAAACATCACACAACATTTATGACTTCAAAGGTGCTTTGTAGACGAGAACATGTATGCACAAGGACTTGTGATACAGCCAGGTGATAAATCAATAATAACACAATCTTGCAATTGTCACAAACTTCTGGCATGCTatttaacctcttttttttgttacaatACTCTATTCTTTCAAACCTATGACTTCAAAAcaattgtaaagaaaaaaaaaatggtgttgaCATAATTCTGTAGTCTCTTCCACGTATATGACCTCATCAAGACCTGGGCCActgacagttttaaaatatggtATTTggcaaacaaaaacagtgaattATTTACACCCTTTGAAAAGAAGAAGTTCCCAGCTTCCCACTGGAATACACAACACCCCTGGCTAGTCCCAGAAAATGCCGGACCTTAATTCTGCAGCTTTTTATTGCTCCCAAGGTGACCCCATTTAACTGAGGCAGCCATCCACAGTGGTGATACAAACCAAGCCAACAGccttctttcctctccaaatccaaaaaaatccaacacaacTGATCCCAAATTAACCAGGTGAAAGTGCGACATGAGAGGCCCTCGCTTTGTGAGTCTCCTGGCACTGGTGCTCCAGGCAAACTCAACACCTGACATTCAGCTGTTGATCTTCCAACTGGTAAAATGATTCCAAATCAGCTTGTAGCAAGGAATTACTCGAGGTTGAATGCTGTTACAAAAATCTCATTTACTCAGTTTTGAATTGGAGAAAGCTGCACCAggacttctgctgctgcttagcAGGAGTTTTTGCTGTCCAACAGTATATAAAAGTGCTGTGCCTGCTGATAATGGCTTCCATTCCGCTACTTCATGTTCTCCCCTGGTTTCCTCCAcgtcttttcctctcctctttcctccgTTTCTAGTCACATCAGCTGCAATATCTtgaataaaaactatttttccccAAGCACCTTCACATCTTCTAATGCTGGGAACAGGTCTTGTGACTTAAAAATGAccaggattttttctttaaaacaccACCTCCTAGCTTGGAGTTTGAGCCATGAGCTGGTGCATGACTTGTGTTTACCACAACTGTGCCTGAAATAGCGTAAGTACCTCAAGTCAGAGCTCTtgagttttcatatttttacagGTTATAAACACCTTACAGCCATTTTTTCTCACTACAATGATCCCAGGTGAAATTAAGAGTTCGGTCTTCCAAGAACACTTCTTTTGTCTCATTGTTTCCTTGCCTCTTTCTTTGCACTTACTAGCAGTATCATGCTTTTTGATTAGATCAGATGTTTTTTGGAACAAAGACTGCATTTCATGTTTGCACAGCACCTCGCACAAAAGGGTCACCAACCATAACATAAATAAGCACTTACATACTCCCAAAAGCTTTCGTTCTGCTTTATTCCTGACAGTCACCTTGTTCATCTTCCTGATCACCAGGACAATGGCCAGTGCTAGTGAAGCAACAGGTGATCTAGGAACAGAAAGCTGCCCAGGTTGGCAGCTGAATGGTGATGCTGCTCAGCACCCCAGGAGACACTCTTGAAATGCTCCTGCAATCCAACGAGCTAAAAACAAGCTCGACAGAATGGGGCTCATGCTGCACTGCTGGactgagcagcagagagaagatCTTGAGCAATCGATTCCTATTCCCGGCAGTCTGAAGTGGCAAGAAAAGCAGCGAGACCAAGGATGGCTCCAGTCACTTGCTTTATCAACagaatgttcttttcttcctcgTTTGCCCCAGTTTGAAAGTTCCTCTTTAGAAGAAAAGGCtaaaaaattactgaagtgtCAAACAAGGGCAAAGTTGTCCTGTTTAAGGAAGGATATGCAAATCTGCTGAAGGGCATTCAGCAGAAGGGTTTGGAATGATTTCTGAGAACCAACACTCATCCTGAACAGAACAAGCAACCCCCTTGCATGGAGGCCAGCAGCATACGCTAATTGCTCACTGCCTTTTGTAAACTGCTTTGGACCTTCCTGCTTTGTAGCATGAAGAGGGCTATTATTGCAAAAtactcccagctgcagctgcataAATCTACGCTCTGTGTCAATAAGCATTCTCCTCTGTGACTGCGTCCTTCCCCTTTTGAGACAAGGCAATGCATTTACAAAGCTGCAATATTCCCTTCTTTGATTTACTCTCAACGAAACAAAGACAACGCTATTGGCGTCCATTTGCTAACCCCCTCGTGAGCCCAGCCTCCTCATGAAGGTGGGAGATGCCAGCCAGACATGGACTGGCTGTACCTACTGAGTGTGAAAGCAGAGCGTGGAGAGGATGGGAAGGGAAACAACAGAACCTTCAAATTTTCTTCAGGTAGATCCAGTGATCTTGGAGCCTCTTGTTAACAGGGCCCCACTGAAGTCAGGTTGTTCCTTATTCAACCATCTGCCAGAGGACTGCAGCCCACTGTCAAGAAGGACATCAGCTTTCCGTAGGGTGCAAGAAGCCAATACTAAGCACATGCGCTGCCAGTAGCACGATGGGCTGATGCTCCACCGGCACCAACGCATTCCCAGCCACAGTGTCCATTTGAGATAAGGAAGTGCAGTTCACTTCACAAAGGAGGAACTCACACCCAGAGGCCAGATGGTTTCAAAAGGTGACAGGAAATTAGTggcaaagaaggaaagagaaacaagccTCCGAAGTCTTAAGCTTGCCCCATAACCCCTAGGACACCCTTCCTCATCAGGCAATGGTGATTTTGACATCATGGAGCTCTTATCTTGAGAGAAGGGGTCTTCGTGAAAGCAAAGATGCCAACCTCATCTGAAGtaataaaagagaacaaagaaaacccaGGCTGGTCATCCCTTTAAGTCTCACTATTGGTAAAGATTTGCATTAAATACCACCACGAGATGTCAATGAATGCTTCAGAGTGGCCTAGGTATCTTCTGCATATTTAATTTGTCACTTAAAATGTGTGCAAAGCACACAGATTTGCACTAGTTCCTAAATAAAGTTAGTTCTCTTTCTCTCGATCGATCCTGGGCTGGACTGGATGAACTCTGGAGGTCCTTTCCCTCCTCAGCCATACTGTGATAAACACTTCCTCAGAAGAATAATACAAGAATACCCAACAGGCAAAGaatccagagaaaaaaagacaacaaacgTCCTCTGGGCTCGGTGGATAGTCAAAGGCTGTTTGGTAAAGCATGCCAACACCTGCTTACCTTCAAGCACATGAGTAGCACCATTGAATTCCTTGGAGAAACAAGCATGCTCCTGTCAAGGTTTGCAGGAGGATTGTGTTTTGGTGCCaagctcttttttcctcctatttgcTGAAAAGGACACTAAGCAAGAATGTGCTTGTGCTCGTAGGGTTGGAGAACTTCAATGAGTCAGCTACAAAGCACAACCATGTTACTCAGACCTTGAAAAACACACACGCACAGGTGCTTCTGAAAGGGGAACCAGCAGCATTCAGATTCCTGTCCTCAGGCTTACGGAAATATTTATTCTCGGTGCAGTTGAGCAATCGGATGACAGCAGAAGCTGTGTGTCATGGATGCTAAAATTACTTTCTCACTCAGATGAATATTCAGACGGACATTTCAGAGAAGATAAAGTTGCACGGgcctctttcttttaaaagaaaaaatctggaaGAACAAGCTCGGGGGTTTCCGCAGCCTTTTTCCCATGTCATTTCTGAACAAGAACCTGAGGCCTTAATGGGGACTGCTTATTAGCGATAATCTTAGGTTAGAAAAGCTGAGACGTACAGGGACATGACAATGCCTAACTACCTCGAGATGACATCTTTGTCCTCAGTGTGGTTGTTTCTGGAGAGCATTCAAGACATCTGTCATCATTTCACTGAGCAAAGCACATTCTTTCTCCACTTAGTACTGTAGACCCAAAGTACCTATGGGAGAGCAAACGCAGGCGGCTCCTGCCTCGCGTACTACTTGTTTGTTGAACTCTGGGGCCTGAACGTATCCATACTACTTGCTTTTGAGATTCTTAGCCATACTTGCTGTAGAATTCTAATACTTCTGTGTCATCTTGGGCTTTATCTGCCTCTGTCAATAGATTGAGCTTTGATCAACACTTTCTCCAATCTGAAGCAGAccctgcagcctcagcacctTGGTCTTCAGCAAGGACAGGCTTCACTGCTGATAAAAACTTCAATCAGGACAGCACACAAGTCACCACCACACAATTCCAGTTATTCACTTGCAGGTCTGTAATTCAACACAAAGATTTCAGATTGtgaatgaaatgcttttggTGATGTCAACTTTCCAGTGACCAGTAAACCACATCACAA
This genomic interval carries:
- the TNFRSF11A gene encoding tumor necrosis factor receptor superfamily member 11A isoform X4, with the translated sequence MLVSPRNSMVLLMCLKLSLQSTLPCESEQHYEYSGRCCRKCEPGKYMSAKCTETSDSVCQPCGPNEYMDVWNEEDKCLLHKICDQGKALKEVNPGNSTFQRQCACTTGYHWNEDCDCCQRNTICAPGFGIGHPVQQDKDTNCMPCPRGYFSEVASSTDECKSWTNCTALGLAEIVPGTDKSDAVCAKQKMAEQPEYGTNKILYVLIVILFFVALIGIVIFIVYYKNKGKKLTADLQNWANEVCSQIKGTKEPPRDAYVTVNITNTAIPQLSEDVRLLGPAGSPAPGISPCGHSTCRHSSPGTVPCGAGSNLQEISVGTEADDDHFPPVPTEDEYMDKDLNTADYLPLLSQPDSKTLSLFSEPVEIGENDSLNQCFSGIGSTEDVSVPQGSDPSSNADGVHAAMDKYLQKSCQCAHGCPKEIDGKDADRFAMNHDSEKICVRCGISYRETPRRGSRPCCAAVDGASASPETGCFPQCTCGLNFLSAGQSTLASDHGMEDASSDGTSTKYQNTNRSTSGTNSSTSDLPPASGNVTGNSNSTFISSGQVMNFKGDIIVVYLSQNSQEGATASGAAEENVGSPVQEENPSRCETFAGNAQHYKEKCAELHATIPVGSSGTWHHTAPVPSLARHSEASPPVQEEGRLGHSSEKVLN